The Candidatus Eisenbacteria bacterium genomic interval ACGAAAACCCTCAGAACCAGATTGCCACTCCCTCTCTTTCGAGTTGGGGTTGGAAGGGTTACAGCGAGGTATGGCTTGAGGGCAGTAACGACTGGATCTATCCCCACCTTCACATGGCGGCGCAGCGGATGGTCGAACTGGCCACGACTTTCAAGGAGCCCACGCCTTTGGAAGGGCGCGCCCTGGCGCAGGCTGCCCGCGAACTACTCTTGGCTCAGAGCAGTGACTGGGCGTTCATAATGACGTCAGGCACGATGGTTCCCTACGCCGTGAGAAGAACAAAGGAACACGTGGGCAGGTTCACAGAACTGTACGACGGCCTGAGGTCTCATTGCATCGACGTGAGAAAACTCGAGGAAATGGAATGGAAAGATAACATCTTTCCTGAGATCGACTATCGCGTGTACGCCCCCAGGTAAAGAGCGTCTTCCGGCGCGAGAAGTCTCTCACGCGGCGCGAGAAGTCTCTTTCCAGCGTGCTTGAGCTTTTTGGCCTTGACAACTCCCAGAGTCCTCTTTACTCTTCTTGGGCAGCGTAGCTGCCGGGGGTCGGCCTGTACAACGAGAGGTTTGCTCAAATGAAAAAACTTTGTCTTCGCTTTGCGCTAGGAGCTATTGCGCTGGTTCTTGTTCTCGGCATTGGTTGTAGTGAGAAGAGCACGTGGTCGGTTCCTGGCGTTGTTCTCGAGTCGGTTTTTACGACCGAGCCGCCTCGGATTGACGGAAAAGCGCTTGACAGAGAGTGGTTCTCGGCTCCCGAGCTCATGGTTGCCGTGGGAGACAACAACGGAAACGGTGGCGGCAGCTTCTACGTCAGGATTAAGTCCGTGTACACCGCTTATGATACGGTCTACTTCTTGCTTCAGTGGGCCGACGCAGAGGAAAGCGCGTATCCCGATCGCTTGATTTACTGCGGAGAACCCTGGAGAGAGAGGTCTTGCGCATCCGATCTCGGCCTGGTGCAGTCCAGTAGCTGGACGAGACGCCCGTGGGAGATCGAGAATGAAGACAGGGCCGCCTTCATGTTTGAGATTACTCCCGCCAGCGATGCGTCGGGGACGTTTGCCTCTCGGGGGTGCAGCGTGGCGTGTCACGGAAACATGCATCCGACCGCAGGCAAGCTCGACGTGTGGTACTGGATGGCCGTTAGGACGAACCAGGTGAGTCGTTGCGACGATATGCGCGCTGATTCTGCCGGACTCGCGGGAGACACCGGTGACGGGACTTGGAGAATCAATTGGAGAGATCCGACCTTCGTGCCAAAGTACTTAGCGCAGGGCGATAACGGAGGTCTGAGCCCCGCCAAGTGCATCTACGATCCCGGCATCTTTGGCAGGGGATTCAACCAGTGTGACACGATCAATCCTTATTCAGGCCTTGCCTGGGGCGACACGCTGAATCCTGAGGGGTTCGACTACGTGCCTGCCTACGTCGTGAAATGGCCTACCGGAAGCAGAGGGGACATCGTTGCCAAGGGTTTCTGGGATGATGGCCGCTGGACGGTCGAGATTAAGAGAGCCATGCGCCCGGCAGGTCACGAAAGTGAAGACGTTTTCTTCTACCCTGCCAGAACGTACAACTTTGCGGTAGCAATCATGAACGGATCGCGGGAGATTCACAGCGGCTCAGATCCTCTCGTCTTGAAGTTCAGGCAGTAGTTCTTTTCGGATCGAAGGGTTCTGAGCCTCGGAGCGTGTAGTTCCGAGGCTCTTTTTTCCTTGACACTGCCGGTTATCGCCACTAGAATTCACTGACGTTTTTCAGTTCGCAAATGGCCCT includes:
- a CDS encoding ethylbenzene dehydrogenase-related protein, whose protein sequence is MKKLCLRFALGAIALVLVLGIGCSEKSTWSVPGVVLESVFTTEPPRIDGKALDREWFSAPELMVAVGDNNGNGGGSFYVRIKSVYTAYDTVYFLLQWADAEESAYPDRLIYCGEPWRERSCASDLGLVQSSSWTRRPWEIENEDRAAFMFEITPASDASGTFASRGCSVACHGNMHPTAGKLDVWYWMAVRTNQVSRCDDMRADSAGLAGDTGDGTWRINWRDPTFVPKYLAQGDNGGLSPAKCIYDPGIFGRGFNQCDTINPYSGLAWGDTLNPEGFDYVPAYVVKWPTGSRGDIVAKGFWDDGRWTVEIKRAMRPAGHESEDVFFYPARTYNFAVAIMNGSREIHSGSDPLVLKFRQ